One genomic region from Arthrobacter sp. FB24 encodes:
- a CDS encoding PH domain-containing protein → MPTEAIDPPGISWLRVSPKYVTVRLVEWALGNLIAVALLSLPLVFRLAGWWEWVPLWLAVTVPAVTLLLAVWRLLLIPRQVRAIGYAERDDDLLIRSGIFFQRTLVVPYGRMQYVDIGVGPVERGLGLCTLKLHTASAGTNAEIPGLPADEGARLREQLSARGAARLAGL, encoded by the coding sequence ATGCCTACCGAGGCGATTGATCCGCCGGGGATTTCCTGGCTCCGGGTTTCGCCCAAATACGTGACAGTCCGACTGGTCGAATGGGCGTTGGGGAACCTCATCGCCGTGGCACTGCTGTCGCTGCCGCTCGTGTTCAGGCTGGCGGGCTGGTGGGAGTGGGTCCCGCTCTGGCTGGCCGTCACCGTCCCGGCAGTCACTTTGCTGCTGGCCGTCTGGCGGCTGCTGCTGATACCCCGCCAGGTGCGGGCCATCGGCTACGCCGAGCGCGACGACGACCTCCTGATCCGCAGCGGCATCTTCTTCCAGCGCACACTGGTGGTTCCCTACGGCCGGATGCAGTACGTGGACATCGGTGTGGGTCCCGTGGAACGCGGCCTGGGCCTCTGCACGCTGAAGCTGCACACCGCCTCGGCCGGGACCAATGCGGAGATTCCCGGCCTGCCGGCCGACGAGGGGGCGCGGCTCCGCGAGCAGCTGTCCGCCCGGGGCGCTGCACGGCTGGCCGGGCTGTGA